CTAAATCAACcttatttaataaatgcttgatGCAAAACTATGGGAGTTTCTCCTAGCACTCAGACAAATTAGAGTGACTCCCTATGTAAGAACTATCTCCCTATACTCTGTGAAAGAGTAAGACATGAGAATCAACCCCAAGGCACAATATATAATGTATCCATTTCAGTGTAGTATCTCCACACCATCACAAACTTGTGTGGACTTGTGTGGTTTCCATTTGCAAGGACAGATACTAACACACACGGTTTTCTTTACCAAGCTTAGATTACCTGGCCAAGCTatcaaaatacataaacacaAGCATTTGAgttcttttcatgtttctttctcCAGCTGTTCTGGAAGAGGCGATCATTTACCCATGTTGGCCCAGTGATGTATCTAGTAATACGTAACATTATTTGATCTTGTTTTCAACTTAATTTTTTCACCTAAAACATGACTATACTTTTCATTTTACATACCAGAAAAGCTGGCTGTGAGAAGCTCGACTTTTGTACTATTTAAGAGATTATCTTTACTATATTTGAGCACTACGTTTGAGATGGCTATAAAAGGCTACCGAAATGACGAGTTAACTTAAGAGTATCTTGTAAAGAAGGCAAAACCATCGAGAGcatcagggtttctcagcctcggcactactgacattttggaccagataattctttgGTGTGCGATGCCAATGCCCCACTCTTATCCAGTTGGAACAACCAGAAATGTCTCCAGGTATTGCCAGATGTCTCCCAGGGGGCAAAACCACCACCGCCACATCCCGCTGAGAATAACTGAGCCACAGCCAAGTGTAAAGGATAACGGAAAATCAACTCCCCAAAGGATTGTTGAATACAAATCAAAATCTACTGTAGAGAGCTTTGATTTTCAGAATTCcgtattttaaaaatccagcacAGGATAATACAACTTAACATCTTTGGAGAATGCAGAGAAGGACAAAAAGGCCTGCAAAAAACCTTTGCAAAACTAAATACAGACCTATTATACTATGACTGAGCTAAAAGTAAGTTTTGGTGTAATATAAACCAGAACATATCACTGGAGACTTtcttgctggtccagtggctaagattccgagttcccagtgcaaggggcacgggtctgatccctggtcagagaactagatcccacatgccacaactaagacctggagcagtcaaataactatgtaatatttttcttttttaaaaaaagaacttatcAATGTAGGGAACTGCTTCCAGCAAAGGAGGTGGGAGAAGCTGGGCACTGGGCTACACCCCATAGGCCTGCCAAGCCCTGTACTTGCCCAGCCTCAAGATCGAAGACCCCAGAGTCAGTGATAGAGACATCAATGGTTTAATAGATGGGGGATCTTACAcatctgaagcaaggtcctggagcgACACCCCAATTCGTGCTGTAGGTAACAGGTAGCAGGATGGCAGGACATGGAGATAGAGGAGGTTTCGCTACTAAGGGAAGGGGCAGATTAGCAGCTACAGGGGAACTGAAGTCAGGtggctcatcagttaccagggaaacagCACGGGGCACGCCCTTGATAAGCTATCAGGTGGAGATGTTTGATGGAAAGATTAGAATAAGCACTAGCTGGGGCCAGGGCAAGTATGTAGGAAGGTCAGTCCTGGGAGTAGGGTGCAGGTGAAGCAGGGACTGATGGTACATACACTGGGTTTCAATAAATGAAGTCAAAAttccaatttttcttaaaatagctTACAAGATATAGAGTATAATTATGTAATTCACATACACAATAGTTTACAGAAGTATTCATTTGTCTTACACAGTAATTCTAGTGAAGTGAAAAATACAGGCTTGTTTGGATCAGGAAACAAAGGCACAATTGAACTTGCTATTCCATGATTAAAACAAAGAATATTCTAGAAAGAAAAGATGACACAGTAATTAATCAACTGAAGGATATTTCCATATTTCCCGTTTCACTAACAGACTAAGCAAAACATCAGattgcactaaaaaaaaaaaaaaagcatgcgaGGTAGGTAGGTGGGGGAAGTACTGCTCAACTAGTTAATAATATTCTGTTTCTCAAACAAGGCAAATTCAGAAAAATGTCAAAATGTcattttggtctttatttttggACAGGTAGCGTGTTTTTATAAATCAGTTTTACATGTGCTACTTTTTGCAACATCAAAGGAAAcacaatatatttttcatatattccttatCACTGCAAGTTCACTTTCAAATAAATGTAAGTAGCAGGGTAGAACAATATGTTTCCACATATTGACCAGTGCAACACTGACAGTTACAATTAAGGTATTCAGGAAGCCTGAAAATTCAGATGTACTAGAACAAGCAAATTTACTTccacttattaaagaaaaaaataaggaaaatatgcaACTTACATATTTTTCATGCAAGAACATTAAACCCTATTTCCATGTGAAATAAATGGCAGTTTAATAGTTAaatgaaaattctgaagaaaaaaagctaagaaaaaaataaaacaagaaaaaacaggagtatgcctttaaaaattaatgaacaaaataaaaccaaatgttATATAGTTCCCCGCTTTATCATGAATACTGGCactgtttatttcatatttatataatcCAGTTTCTATGCCTAAAAATCCCAGTGAAATTGAATGGTTTGGGTCagtctatttttctttaatgaaagaaCCCCTAACTTCTAGATATTAAAAACTGTACTCTTGCATTTGTGTTTTAAACACAGATATATTTCTTATGTATCAGTGGCAACCAATTAACAGACATGttaagatacttttttaaaagttctgtgaatgttgtcattaaaaaaaagctcTGTAAAGAATCACAATACTGCCAGCGTCTAACTAGCGCGTCCACAGTGCCTCATTCTTGTGACTTCACAGTCCTTTGTCACAAAAATTTATTCTAATAAGGAGTTCAAAGAATTAATAAGACACACCATGTGGATAATTTGGGGTTTAAAAACCCATGGCTCTGGGCAACAACGATTATAGTTAAAAACATCCATCCACAAAGAGACTGTGTTCCTAAAATTTTCAGACTCAACTGGCTATAAACAAAACATTCTGGGGTCAAGACTTCTGCACACTGACAATACTTATCAGGCATCAGCTAGGCCACAAGTGAAGGGAGGTGACTTCTATCAAAGATCCGGGGTAGCAGCTGATTTTGAGATGGCACACCTCGTACATTCTGCTCGGAAAACACGAAGGCATTGACAGAGGACTAAATTATGCACTGAGAGACGTGGAGGGTTTCTCTGCACTATGATCAACAGTGGGATCGGTCCCTagtatttaaaaagcaagaagcaTTTTCATACATACAACTGAAGACAAAGGCTTGACCTAGGAGAATGCATCCAACAGGATCAGAGAAGAACTTGGAGTATGCAGGCAATTTTTTCCTGGCATTAAAAACCATCAGCATTTTTGGCGTGGTGGCTATCTTACCACTTCATGTCAAAAATGACTATGACGAAGTGAGCTATTTATTTGAGTGATCAACAAGGAATGAATGCATCCCCTGGTTCCTAACGCAGGAAGCATCTAGTTCAACACATGACAGGTGCTTCAAACAGGCTGGTTGCTGACAGCCCATTTTACTCAAGAAACCTGATTATATGGAACACTTACTGAGTGTACCCAATAAGTTACGAACATGACTTCAATGTCTAATAAACGTAGTATGAACATGACTTAAAAAATAGTTCATAGAGTTGTTATACTTCCCTAAAGAAAACCTGTAAACATCTGGTGAATGTCTAATGGTAGAACATTTAAAACTGGCCAAAAAATGCCCAGGAAACGTTTGGCCCTTCGGCACCCAAAGCTCCCAAAATATAACGTTAAACATCTCTGCTAGAGGGATTTCAGTAGTCTGAAAAATTGCATACCTGAGTGGCTTCAATGCTCTCTCCTAAATTTTAAGTGCAAGGAGTTTCAACACTCAGGAATTGCATAAGTGTTTATCtttcctcaaaataaaatattgaatgatATAGAGGTAGCATAACTGActaaattaagtttaaaatgaaaagaaaaaaaaagcaaggttaTTTTCAATAGTCTTAATAGAATTATTACAAATATTGAAAATCTCACAATTCAGGCTTTCTTCTACCTTGTTTTAGACAGCACAGTATGCTCAGCCCCCCTTTTACTATAAGGATATCGATGAGTCCAGGCACCCTTTGGCCCTGTAGCATCTATTGCAACATCAATTAAAGAATCTGGAGTCACCCATCTCAGGAAGATGAGGAAGAGAAAGTTGAATACAGCCAACAGAGCAAAAATGCAGCCTGTCACGGGGCCACAGTGAGAGATGAGTCTGTCCAGCCGTTTGTCCATGGGTAACACAGCTTCTTTTGCCACTCGGTCATACACCTGGCGGGAGAGAACCAAAAATGAGCACAACTTTGCAGGCTGCAACAGGATGACCTGCACGGGTCAGGAGTGCTTTAGAGATGTAAACAGGAAGCACGTACATTTCACTGTTGTTACAGTAATGATGTGATGAATGAAACTGCTTACGTGAAGTACTGCCATTTGATTCACTTATGGAGTGCCTCCTCTGGACAAATCACTGGGGTGTATTTACCCTGGGACACCCAGATGAATCTACCTCAGCTCCTGTGCCCTAGGGGATCCCCATCAATATTTAACCAACTAGAAGAATTCCAAAGTCCTGAGAAGCTGGAATGGCTTTGGGGGTTGCCTCTGTTGAGGCTGTGTTTAATTCAGCAGTGACTTCCAAAAGCAGGACTGGCCCTTTAGGACTCCTTGATTCAACTGCCACCAGAGAGTTAAAATCTATGGGTTCAGAGAGGCTCTTCTCTCCACAGCCATGAGAGGCTgagttgctgtgcacaggcaaGGAGAAAATAGAGACATTTCATGGATGCCAAATAAAACGAGGGGAAAGGGATGGGGGAAATTTGGGTAGATGGGACAGGCCAAACACTGGCAAATAAAGTTCACTGCTGAGAACTGGTAATAGATGGCTCGCTTTTTTAAAGAACTGCTAAGCACTAAACTCTGAAATATTCGAAAAAAAAGCTCTCTGAAGTTACTTCAAACACATAAAATGGGCCAGCCTTCGCGTTTTTTAAGTGCACTTGGGCATTACTCGTGCTCATTCTCACGTTATCAGATCTGTAAACTATCTCGTTTTGACCTCAGCAAAGTTCTGATGTGCAGAGCAAGTTCTAAAGATCAATGGCCTCTGAAAGGTACTGGCTGTTTTTGTCTAGCTCCTCTGCCCTGAGGACATTTGGAATACATTTTAGTTAGAATTATGTCgagcattttcatactgttcacagggttctcgtggcaagaacactggagtggtttgccatttcctcctccaggaaatggagatggttagatagcatcactgactcaatggacaggaacttAAGccaacttcaggagacagtgaaggacagggaagcctggcatactgcaatccatagggtcacaaagtggcagacacgacttagtgactgaacaacaaatgtcaAGCATTACACGGAGTGGTGAATTATAACTGAAAAAGTATCTTTCCAGCACAAACGCcaattttgtattaatttttctaaatagcAGTTAAACTAAGGAGTTGAAAGGGATCAAACATCCTGTGTGAAACAGGTAGAATTAAAAGAGCAACTAGAAACTCACCCGTATGTTCACCTTTATTTCTAGGTCAGTTAACTTATGATCTCAAGTGACAAAATAATAGTTTGCTACTATGGAGAGAATGACAGGCTTGACAATCCATTAGCGATAAGGAGTCACTTTCTTCTTTGCATGTATACTATAACCGTCATAGAGtgtaaaactgaaaacaatacaGATGTTCTACTATTACTTTAAGCGTAACTGAAGGAAAATTTGTGGTTTAAATAAAACCCTAATTCACTTCTTTAACACAGGCTGAAAAATTATCACCGTAATTCTTTGCCCCGAACTCGTTATGTATAACAGGGCAAACTTCTGAGGTTTACATGTTGATCAAAAAGGTAAGGCACAATTAGAGCTATGGTTCTCAGTCAGGGTGGGCCTCACTAAGAAAATATGCCTAACCAAATATCCCTGCCCACCACTCCCGAATTCCGCCCCTACCCCCCACAAAGGGTCTGAGAATCCAGCAGTGGCAGGGGCACAGGAAAATAGAATGAACAGAGCCTGAAAGGCTCCTGAGACAATTCTGCCACGCGCTCCCAGCAAGCACTCAGTGCTGCGCCCCAACTGCCACAGGAAAACAAGGAAATGTACTTATTTCAAACTGGTGGAGTCACTGGTGGAGTTAACTTCTAGAAAATATCTCAGGATTATTTCAGTCAAAACTGTTTGTTAATGCAAATATCTCATGTTTCAATAGAAAATGTGTATGACAATTTTTGGAGTGTTTTGTTGCACTTCCATTCAAATACAGGCTCACCTTAGGTATGGGAATTTACAATTTAAGCCAGTTAagattctgtaatgacctagaggggctgggtgggagggagcggatatatgtatgcatatagctgaatcactttattgtatagcagaaactaacacaacattgcaaagcaattatattaaaaacacacacacacacaagaaagccTTTCTGCTTACTCAGCTCTATCCAGCTCCCAACTTTGGGCTAGAAACTAGTAGCTCCACTGAATACAGTAAGAGTACCCAGCACTATCTTCTCCAGGCTCCCAACCAACTGTCTTTCTGCACAGTTTCCAAATACTAAGAAGCACAGCATTTCCATTCAGCTTGTTATGTTGTAATAAGAGGCAGGAGGCAGACGAAGTGATGAGAGGCAGTTAAACAAGGACGAAATTGAGTAGAATAACTGAAGTACTGACCTCAAAATAAGGAGGCATTTCCCACAACTGTACTCTCCCACCTAAGGACATTAACCTATTTCCTGCACCTGTCCTTTTGGAAATTCTCTACTGCTGCTTTCTATTTGTGATCCTACTTACATCTGTCATGTGCATTTGGAATTCTAACTTACTATGTTCTCCATCAGCCCAAAGATGTGAAAATCTCcctttcagtgaaaaaaaaaaaaaaaaaaaaccacagcagCTAGCAAGAGCCACACAAGTTTTGGAAGTAGCCTGAATTAAATATTTGTAAGTTACAAAGTTGCCACAACTTGGCTAAGCAAAACCAGGTATTTTCTAATAGACCTATATGCTTTAGAATTATAAACAGCCTCAAGAAAATGTCTAAAAGTAGATTTTAATATTAGTTTTGCCTCTAATTGTTGTAACTTCTAGAAAACTCTGTAACTCTTATATGGCCAGTTTAATGAAAGGTCTAGATACTGCATTACTATTTTTCAGATGTCAAAGGCAATGATCTGACTAGAAACTTAGCCTAGTATATACAAAAAGAAGTCTCATTTGGAAAGAGACTTCATAAATTTAAGCAATAGAGCAGAAATGGTAAACCTATATAAAAGAAGTAAATGTGTATGTGAAACATCAGGTAAGAATTCCAGACACAATCTTCAAATACCCTTCTCTAGCACGTGACGTACTTTTTCAGTTCTCTCTGCAACGTTCCTCCAGGTGTAGAAAGTCTTTACAATGTTATGGATATTTTCTGGAGGTGGCAATGCTCCTGACTTCAGTTGGAAAATAGCTTTTTCCAATCCCTCACACAAAGATTTTACAGAAGGCTCACATAAAATGATAAGATTTTCTGGAAGTACTTCAGGAATTCCACCAACCCTGGTACTTacaaccttaaaaagaaaaacaaaacaaaacaaaaaaatgtgatCCACCAGAATTCATCTCTCAGGTAAACAAGCAaaaccaacttaaaaaaatataacagGCTGCAtctgattatttttcaaaagacGCATGCAGAAACCCCAACAATGTAATAAGCCCTCCAAGCTTTTTACCTGTAAACCACAACTGGCTGCTTCCACAATCGCCATGCAGAACGCTTCCGTAAGAGAAGTATTAAGAAAAATATGTCCTTGAACTAAGACATTTCTAACATCCTTGTGTTCTAAGGCTCCCAAGAGACGCACTCTGATGTTTgaaacaagagaagaaagaggggagTAACAATCATGGTATAAAAGAAATACCATTCATAAGCTTCTAACGTTTTCCATCTCAAAAGATTGGTATCACCCAACTCTGACCTAAAAGTCATATAAAACTGTTTGGTTAAAACTCATAGAGCTATACATATTTCTAACTTTTGTCACAGATCAAATTTCATCCTCTCCAAAATTAGTTTACCTTCCATGAAAATACTAATACACTTCGATGAGTAAATGTTAAAGTATCATTTCTAAATAGGAAAATGTCTCTTTTAAATTGAGGCTTCACATGCACACAGCTCACATGTTATCTAAGTTAACAAGGAAGAGAAATGTTTGAATCTGTAAGTGCAGAGCAATTTACATGATTTGGGCCATGCTATTTAAATCACAACTCAGTGTGGCTTGAGAATCTGCAAACACTTCCAATCAAAGTAGTTGTTTTTTGTGCATTCTTGGGTGTCCCAACCAGTTTCTCCTAAAGTCAAATAATACTgggctaaaaaaaaattatgaataccCTATCTATGGTTTcccatttatatcatttttttaaagtacgcTTTGCATTACTTTATTACTTTGTAGCAGAAGCAGCCCACTTAATGCAGGCACAAAACCAAAACCATATTTAGGTAAAAGATTATTTTCTCACCCAAGACAATATGGAATCCATCAATACCTGTCATGGAGCTGATATCTTTCCCGTACTTCTTCCAAAATGATTCTCTTTGGTCCCTCTCCTCCaattatgaattttaaatcagGATATTTCCGACAGAGTTCAGGTATTATACCACTAAGTAAATCGGTCCCTGAAAACATAAAGTTGAATGTTGAAGAtgttaataattaaatttaaagtttttatcaGAACTGAGAATCCACTCACTTTGAAAAGTATTAGCTTACATAAGCAGGGAAACAAATTCCCCTAACCCTTTCCTAGAATGGTGGAATCGCTCACAAACTATCAGGGGTCCCCCAAGAATTCTGGAAGATATATACACTGACACCCATTGTTACCTTCTACCCACTCAGTTTGTGGACTATTCTGTTTCGAAAGTATTCAAGTTATTCACCTGTGATCACACAACGCCTGTGACTAAAAAAGGCATTAGAGGTAGCGAacatttctgttaattttttctaCAGAACAGGAGAGCTGACTGGAGATCTGGGTCTTGTTCCAGCCTTTGTATGAGCAAGGTCTTTGACAATGGGAAAGCTTCCCGATATAGAAGACGAAGAGACCACTGTACCTAAGTCCAAGGTCTCTTTCAACCATAAAATTCTACTGAACTGTGATTCTACCTCCTACTACAGGAAAGGGCTAAGCAGCAAAACATAACTGCTGCCTCCATTTTGTTAAG
The genomic region above belongs to Ovis canadensis isolate MfBH-ARS-UI-01 breed Bighorn chromosome X, ARS-UI_OviCan_v2, whole genome shotgun sequence and contains:
- the PIGA gene encoding phosphatidylinositol N-acetylglucosaminyltransferase subunit A isoform X1 — translated: MAYRGRGGRGQPSSASLSRVIPGSLHTFRTCAHNICMVSDFFYPNMGGVESHIYQLSQCLIERGHKVIIVTHAYGNRKGIRYLTNGLKVYYLPLKVMYNQSTATTLFHSLPLLRYIFLRERVTIIHSHSSFSAMAHDALFHAKTMGLQTVFTDHSLFGFADVSSVLTNKLLTVSLCDTNHIICVSYTSKENTVLRAALNPEIVSVIPNAVDPTDFTPDPFRRHDSIITIVVVSRLVYRKGTDLLSGIIPELCRKYPDLKFIIGGEGPKRIILEEVRERYQLHDRVRLLGALEHKDVRNVLVQGHIFLNTSLTEAFCMAIVEAASCGLQVVSTRVGGIPEVLPENLIILCEPSVKSLCEGLEKAIFQLKSGALPPPENIHNIVKTFYTWRNVAERTEKVYDRVAKEAVLPMDKRLDRLISHCGPVTGCIFALLAVFNFLFLIFLRWNILCFNHGIASSIVPLFPDPNKPVFFTSLELLCKTNEYFCKLLCM
- the PIGA gene encoding phosphatidylinositol N-acetylglucosaminyltransferase subunit A isoform X2 — its product is MAYRGRGGRGQPSSASLSRVIPGSLHTFRTCAHNICMVSDFFYPNMGGVESHIYQLSQCLIERGHKVIIVTHAYGNRKGIRYLTNGLKVYYLPLKVMYNQSTATTLFHSLPLLRYIFLRERVTIIHSHSSFSAMAHDALFHAKTMGLQTVFTDHSLFGFADVSSVLTNKLLTVSLCDTNHIICVSYTSKENTVLRAALNPEIVSVIPNAVDPTDFTPDPFRRHDSIITIVVVSRLVYRKGTDLLSGIIPELCRKYPDLKFIIGGEGPKRIILEEVRERYQLHDRVRLLGALEHKDVRNVLVQGHIFLNTSLTEAFCMAIVEAASCGLQVVSTRVGGIPEVLPENLIILCEPSVKSLCEGLEKAIFQLKSGALPPPENIHNIVKTFYTWRNVAERTEKVYDRVAKEAVLPMDKRLDRLISHCGPVTGCIFALLAVFNFLFLIFLRWVTPDSLIDVAIDATGPKGAWTHRYPYSKRGAEHTVLSKTR